TCGCCCTTATAAATCATTATTTTTCTGTGACACTCTCTAAACTTATATACTTCCACCCCCTTAAATAGGTCCATGGAAAACCCACTCTTCTGTCCCGACTGTGGAATGATGAGGGATAACTGCACATGCAGGGGTAAGGGCAGACTATCATTCTTCAGGAACATCATAAAGCCTCCTGAGAAATCAGATACCCTCAACGAGGACCTAAAGAGGAGGTACCCCCACATACCCCATGAAATCATAGAGAACTTCCCATTTCCACAGCCAAGACCGGGACAGCTTGACATAATAAATGACATCTACCAGGCAATCGAGGAAGGTTACAGGCACGTTATACTTGAGGCAGGCACAGGGACAGGTAAATCAGCAATAGCCTGCACCCTTGCAGGTATCTACCAGCCAGCATACATCCTCACCATGACCAAACAGCTCCAGGACCAGTATGCTAGGGAATTCGGGTTCCCCGTCGTCAAGGGAAGGAATAACTTCTTCTGCCTCAACGACAACCTGGAATCAACCTGTGACATGGGAACATGCCAGACACTGCCCTCATCAGATAAGTTCCAGTGCCCCTACGGTGTTGTGAGGGGTGAGACACTCCTGGGGGAGGAGGCATTCCAGGACTCCTATGGTAACAGTGTATTCTTCAAGACCGATGAGCACTGCCAGTACTGGGAACAGAAGGCTGAGGCCATAAACAGTCCCATAACCCTCATGAACTATGACTACGCCTTCCTTGAACTCAACTATGTGGGCCACTTTGACAGGAGAAACCTCATGATACTGGATGAGGCCCACAACATTGAGGACAAGCTCATGAAGAGGCTCGAGGTGACCATATCAAACAAACGCCTCAGCAAGGATATCAAAAGGACAATACCCCCATCGATGCTGAGGGAGGATGACCCGGCAGAATGGGTTCTCCAGATTGAGGCAATAGCGGACCACTACAGTGACCTTGAACTGGATTCAATGTCAAGAAGGAGGAGGGACAGGATAAAGAGGACCATAAAGAGGCTCTCAGAGCTCAGGATGAGCCTGGAGGATGAACCAAAGAACTGGGTCATCGACGCCGATGATGACTCAGTCTCCTTCAAACCCCTCAGGGTACATCACTATGCACATGACAGGCTATTCTCCTACTCTGAGGTCCGCCTATTCATGAGCGCAACCATACTCAGTGAGAGGCTCTTCTGCCAGTGGTTAGGGATAAATCCGGGGGAGGCATACTTTGTAAGGGTTGACAGTCCATTCCCAGCATCCAGGAGACCCATAGAACTGAAGATCGCAGGGAAGATGTCCCGCAACAGGATAAGGCACACGGCCCCTGAGACAATACCCATCCTTAACAGGATACTTGAGAGGCATAAAAACGATAAGGGACTTATCCACACCCACAACTATCGCTGCCAGCGGTTCATAATGGATAATATACCCAGCAGTAGGCTCATTGATCATAAGGCATCCAACAGGGAGGCTGTGCTGAGGTACTTTGAGGAGTCCAGGGACCCACTGGTACTTGTAAGTCCATCCATGAGTGAGGGTGTTGATCTGCCCTATGACAAGTGCCGCTTCCAGGTGATCTACAAGATACCATTCCCCTACCTGGGTGATAAGCAGGTTAACAGGAGGCAGAGGATGGATCAGAGGTGGTACGCCTACAAGACCATAATGACCCTCATGCAGGCCTATGGGCGCGGAATGAGGGCCCATGATGACTCCTGCTACACCTACATCCTTGATGGTAACATAGAGATGATATTCAGAAGCCCCCTTTACCGTTCACTATTACCAGAATTCTTCAAGGAAGCCATAGTCAATGACTAGGACGTCTCTGAAGCTTATCAGCAGATAAAACCTGATGCAGTTTATCTGTGCATCCATGAGAATTCTTTAAGAATCAGTTCCATGCAGAGTTTAACCATATCAGCTAAAAAAATAAAAATTGGGGATTATTTTCCTGCTCCGCCCCTGAGGAATCCAAAGGCCACAAGACCAGCAGCAACAAGGACGCCCACGATACCATAGACGTACCATGAGGAGTCACCGCCACTGGCACCTGATGTAGCATTCTTAACCTCATAGGCCCTTGCAGGGGTTGATGCAGGCTCCTCTGACACTGAAGATGCAGCACTCACATCGGCCGGTGAAGCAGCAGCCTCAAAACCAGGGGAGTGACCGCCATGTCCTGTAACAGATGAACCACCGGTTGAACCGCCGTTTGAGCCACCATGAACACCACCAGGAACACCGCCCTGGTTTCCATTCTGTGATCCACCGTTGTTCACCGGTATGAGGTCTTCAGGGTTTCTCGCCGGTATTGAACGCAGGTATGCAAGGGGGTTACCGTTTGCACCGCTCTGTATCACCCTGAGTTCATCCTCGGTTATCCACTTCTCAACCTCCTTTGTGAGGACCATTGGGGATGTCATATATGACGGTGTTTTGCCACTGCAGAGCATTATGAAGCCAGCAGCCCACTTCTCGAACATGGCGTTTCTTGTGGTGCAGTCACTGAGGTCGAACTCTGGCCATTTG
This region of Methanothermobacter thermautotrophicus genomic DNA includes:
- a CDS encoding helicase C-terminal domain-containing protein encodes the protein MENPLFCPDCGMMRDNCTCRGKGRLSFFRNIIKPPEKSDTLNEDLKRRYPHIPHEIIENFPFPQPRPGQLDIINDIYQAIEEGYRHVILEAGTGTGKSAIACTLAGIYQPAYILTMTKQLQDQYAREFGFPVVKGRNNFFCLNDNLESTCDMGTCQTLPSSDKFQCPYGVVRGETLLGEEAFQDSYGNSVFFKTDEHCQYWEQKAEAINSPITLMNYDYAFLELNYVGHFDRRNLMILDEAHNIEDKLMKRLEVTISNKRLSKDIKRTIPPSMLREDDPAEWVLQIEAIADHYSDLELDSMSRRRRDRIKRTIKRLSELRMSLEDEPKNWVIDADDDSVSFKPLRVHHYAHDRLFSYSEVRLFMSATILSERLFCQWLGINPGEAYFVRVDSPFPASRRPIELKIAGKMSRNRIRHTAPETIPILNRILERHKNDKGLIHTHNYRCQRFIMDNIPSSRLIDHKASNREAVLRYFEESRDPLVLVSPSMSEGVDLPYDKCRFQVIYKIPFPYLGDKQVNRRQRMDQRWYAYKTIMTLMQAYGRGMRAHDDSCYTYILDGNIEMIFRSPLYRSLLPEFFKEAIVND
- a CDS encoding FmdE family protein encodes the protein MQPGFFITEYALENYPLAAGQQYQWFGTRIYCKDDALLYLMGVSPGTGTYFAKRVLQDELESPMVPGGSEEGILIVWDPVKKVGKAVMISFKWPEFDLSDCTTRNAMFEKWAAGFIMLCSGKTPSYMTSPMVLTKEVEKWITEDELRVIQSGANGNPLAYLRSIPARNPEDLIPVNNGGSQNGNQGGVPGGVHGGSNGGSTGGSSVTGHGGHSPGFEAAASPADVSAASSVSEEPASTPARAYEVKNATSGASGGDSSWYVYGIVGVLVAAGLVAFGFLRGGAGK